A part of Pieris napi chromosome 9, ilPieNapi1.2, whole genome shotgun sequence genomic DNA contains:
- the LOC125052213 gene encoding uncharacterized protein LOC125052213 isoform X1: MMITIHGLPSNVKYHDLKAVIKQECNVTDFILDNLLPEGNGLKKVRMGLANDSEGNHLIKILNGYNFSGYILQVTAVGKPASFQSEQQNAFPDYSRVDPWNNQAQWGSAQQQQQNQHNYQQINSYTPSNVINQPPRAQYDQRTSILDRIGPPSQGFPVTSKTSPHTVSQDSSQPSRGFLRSVELIDTSHSVPQRQDNFVGTHNRPATINKDNFRGRQYNSPPEQNLEHYQQSWGQQVPKQDVLPKNPRTAYDTPSQDKRAPMKDAIKDMSFKEKHQFQGRALDISSQERVDSSRRNIPSSDIHLSHPRRFSPPARRVSPAERRVSPIARRTSPQRSGRPSSPSYRPVIPDSQYRAFQESQSYRAASPSNRQTQSGRRSSPGRRMSPADQRISPFSRSMPMQGRQVSPSRRRISPGRKMSPTGRGRARHSPMRKEAMDERNISGRREDMRRTSPKRPGQERYSPSRNFVDTRLAKQVRPAYDSALDSKQATYSGGFRQNENVRYTTKGREERADPWSNRVGEHNKSHPEDRRDMGRMAKFEHPRSIEHSRVMEDEVKRSSSRNRESRSPRRDRSPIRDRFKRHSPSPRSPRRSWALEKRRSPEDAVVPPPPIWPGQDHNAIKDIREKRKPYPTQAQASRGPTWDMNKYEPTIDERREIRTTADDRRVFASIQVRKDLEKWKPIGNDSPKLSPPRYKPEENERALRKRDIEIRHQDHRMQDNERKIRPERKEFEEPRRDDERHYKTAFTDASELSKIKEELTRRIEKKSEILKKQEELQKEIEDVYKRAADFTKKAEYRKGDRRHDDYNEQRKRDDLDPKEFDLPTLTRLKEERRERYYEREDMRPESRDKISRHEDSRADDGSEKRNKACEAITDKILEKFGGMLPKDILLRVQKEMKLAVRKILNRMFGDEDVSFIEMIIKFNSKHSTKDEEDIYDRVLSSFPYQFKNIKRPAKDEPSEIAAKIPKTSPISNVEKDVEATPSYQTPNWPYSYGTQQVGQIPTAAFMAPQYMFPYPTFFPGYTDVPQSVKMEIKTESEGYALFLCKDDFQPINGYEADLLKNYIINEISQVSQNGQGWSPDCTLKGLQSPFRYEVRTRDTASRDWLLGVDFSKLTGFKVLVYTKEELWYERAAIWLPGNSRCRIEPLEKLKLQNKGLKSINIGTWKVVKKVVTARGTRIYVDMPPSSARALENHKMMLSYELQKVSVFLKAVAVDKDAFDAGLKENSFNSDAIPQSPMPSLPNNPNAVQFCETGDKPVSLAIARKIKDSIVYHLFKYLQGGGSSRTDFVKYGLTVAGYFGVIPENDESKRWLTTFEFRHINNQPIIVVGANDYRSRFIKMFILIPGEQLCNSALVLERLRVSNQGVKGINFNKWQYRKMEFHKVPRQSTYEFDMDIDSIERIAHLKFQLDYVVNGDEKVVTVKSQYPVFKLREMIQKYKDENIDKYDVANMELASGSESENDEVVCLG; this comes from the exons ATGATGATAACAATTCATGGTTTACCATCAAAC GTGAAATATCATGATCTTAAAGCAGTAATTAAGCAAGAATGCAATGTCACGGACTTCATTTTGGATAATCTTCTACCTGAAGGAAATGGTTTGAAGAAAGTTCGCATGGGCTTAGCAAATGATAGTGAAGGAAAccatttaataaagattttgaaTGGTTACAATTTCTCAGGGTATATTCTGCAAGTCACCGCTGTCGGTAAACCTGCG AGCTTTCAAAGCGAGCAGCAAAATGCATTCCCTGACTACTCAAGAGTGGATCCCTGGAACAACCAAGCGCAGTGGGGTAGTGCTCAGCAACAACAGCAGAATCAACATAATTACCAGCAAATTAATAGCTACACTCCTTCG AATGTCATTAATCAACCCCCGAGGGCCCAATACGATCAAAGAACATCAATCCTTGATAGAATTGGTCCACCTTCTCAAGGTTTTCCAGTTACTTCAAAAACTTCTCCACACACAGTG TCACAAGACTCAAGTCAACCCTCTCGGGGTTTCCTTAGGAGTGTAGAATTAATTGATACCTCACATAGTGTACCACAGAGACAAGATAACTTTGTTGGAACTCACAACAGGCct GCCACAATAAACAAAGATAACTTTCGTGGTAGACAATACAATTCTCCACCTGAACAAAATCTGGAACATTACCAGCAATCGTGGGGTCAACAG gtTCCCAAACAGGATGTATTACCCAAAAATCCGAGGACCGCTTACGATACTCCTTCACAAGACAAACGGGCACCTATGAAAGATGCCATAAAGGATATGTCTTTCAAAGAAAAGCACCAATTCCAAGGAAGAGCACTGGACATTTCGTCACAGGAACGCGTAGATTCCTCTAGAAGGAACATTCCTTCGTCTGACATACACCTGTCTCACCCGAGACGCTTTTCACCACCCGCAAGACGCGTATCACCAGCCGAAAGACGCGTATCACCAATTGCGAGACGCACGTCCCCTCAACGCTCGGGAAGGCCCAGTTCTCCCTCGTACAGACCCGTTATACCCGACTCGCAGTACAGAGCGTTTCAAGAGTCGCAATCCTACAGAGCCGCTTCGCCCTCAAACCGGCAAACACAATCTGGTAGACGCTCGTCTCCCGGAAGGCGGATGTCACCAGCCGATCAGCGAATTTCGCCTTTTAGTAGATCAATGCCTATGCAAGGAAGACAAGTTTCACCCTCGCGGAGGAGAATATCGCCGGGAAGAAAGATGTCACCAACGGGGAGAGGACGGGCAAGACATTCACCGATGCGAAAGGAGGCAATGG ATGAAAGAAACATTTCGGGGAGACGCGAAGATATGAGACGTACGTCACCAAAAAGACCCGGACAAGAAAG gtACTCGCCTTCGAGAAATTTCGTTGATACAAGACTTGCAAAACAAGTTAGGCCCGCGTATGACTCCGCTTTG GATTCCAAACAAGCCACGTACTCTGGTGGTTTTCGTCAAAATGAAAATGTACGTTACACGACTAAAGGCCGAGAAGAAAGAGCAGACCCTTGGTCAAACAGAGTCGGTGAACATAACAAAAGTCATCCTGAGGATAGAAGAGATATGGGAAGAATGGCGAAATTTGAGCATCCAAGATCAATCGAACATTCTAGAGTGATGGAAGATGAGGTGAAACGGTCTTCTTCTAGAAACCGTGAATCAAGATCTCCTCGACGCGATCGTTCTCCAATTCGTGATCGCTTCAAGAGGCATTCGCCATCACCGAGGTCTCCAAGACGATCTTGGGCGCTAGAAAAGAGACGGAGCCCCGAAGATGCTGTAGTACCGCCTCCACCGATTTGGCCAGGTCAAGATCACAACGCTATAAAAGATATTCGCGAGAAAAGAAAACCCTATCCTACTCAGGCACAGGCTAGTCGTGGTCCAACTTGGGATATGAACAAATACGAACCAACTATTGATGAACGCAGGGAAATCCGTACAACCGCTGATGATAGAAGAGTTTTTGCGTCGATACAAGTGCGTAAGGATTTAGAAAAATGGAAGCCAATTGGAAATGACAGTCCGAAACTGAGTCCACCTCGTTATAAACCAGAAGAAAATGAGAGGGCTTTGCGTAAAAGGGACATTGAAATCCGCCATCAAGATCACCGAATGCAAGACAATGAACGAAAGATACGACCAGAAAGAAAAGAGTTTGAAGAGCCTCGACGTGACGATGAAAGACACTATAAGACGGCCTTTACTGATGCATCGGAGTtatcaaaaattaaagaagAATTAACACGCCGCATCGAAAAAAAGTCGGAGATACTAAAGAAACAAGAGGAACTGCAAAAGGAAATTGAAGATGTTTACAAACGCGCTGCAGACTTTACCAAGAAAGCTGAGTACAGAAAGGGTGATCGAAGACACGATGACTATAATGAACAGCGTAAACGCGATGACCTCGACCCCAAAGAATTTGACCTTCCCACCTTAACACGCTTGAAAGAAGAACGTCGGGAGAGATATTATGAGCGGGAGGACATGCGGCCAGAGAGCAGAGATAAAATATCAAGACATGAGGATTCTAGAGCAGATGATGGCAGTGAAAAGAGAAATAAAGCTTGCGAAGCCAttacagataaaatattagaaaaatttgGCGGTATGCTTcccaaagatattttattgcgcGTACAGAAAGAAATGAAACTAGCTGTtagaaaaattttaaacagaATGTTTGGCGATGAAGATGTTTCTTTCATAGAAATgataattaagtttaactcTAAACACTCAACAAAAGATGAAGAAGATATATACGATAGAGTCTTGTCAAGTTTTCCGTATCAGTTCAAGAATATAAAACGACCAGCAAAAG ATGAACCTTCTGAAATCGCAGCAAAAATACCAAAAACGTCTCCGATTTCTAATGTAGAGAAAG ATGTTGAAGCTACTCCGAGTTATCAAA CTCCAAATTGGCCTTACAGCTACGGAACTCAACAAGTAGGCCAAATACCAACAGCTGCCTTTATGGCCCCTCAATACATGTTTCCCTATCCAACATTCTTCCCAGGTTATACCGATGTGCCCCAAAGTGTTAAAATGGAAATTAAGACAGAGAGCGAAGGATATGCGTTATTTTTGTGTAAAGATGATTTCCAACCAATTAACGGTTATGAAGCGgatcttttaaaaaattacattatcaaTGAAATTAGTCAGGTATCACAAAACGGCCAGGGGTGGTCGCCTGACTGTACATTGAAAGGGTTGCAGAGTCCTTTTCGGTATGAAGTTCGTACCCGCGATACTGCATCCAGGGATTGGCTCTTAGGCGTAGACTTTAGTAAATTGACGGGCTTTAAGGTTCTCGTTTACACTAAGGAAGAATTGTGGTATGAGCGTGCTGCTATTTGGCTGCCGGGTAATTCGAGATGTCGTATAGAGCCGCTGGAAAAGCTTAAACTGCAGAACAAGGGTCTCAAAAGCATAAATATAGGTACGTGGAAGGTTGTGAAGAAGGTAGTCACTGCGAGAGGTACTCGGATCTACGTCGACATGCCCCCGTCCTCCGCACGGGCTTTGGAGAATCACAAGATGATGCTGAGCTATGAGCTACAAAAAGTGAGCGTCTTTCTCAAAGCCGTTGCTGTAGACAAGGATGCTTTCGACGCAGGGTTAAAAGAAAATTCTTTTAACTCTGATGCTATCCCGCAAAGTCCAATGCCATCTCTTCCCAATAACCCAAATGCAGTCCAATTCTGCGAGACAGGAGATAAGCCAGTGTCTCTTGCAATTGCTCGCAAAATAAAAGACTCAATTGTATACCATCTCTTCAAATATCTCCAAGGCGGCGGATCCAGTCGAACAGATTTCGTCAAGTACGGGTTAACCGTCGCCGGTTATTTTGGAGTCATACCTGAAAATGATGAGTCTAAACGATGGCTCACTACCTTTGAATTTCGCCATATCAATAATCAACCCATAATCGTGGTCGGTGCTAACGATTATCGGTctcgttttattaaaatgtttattttaatacctgGAGAACAGTTGTGCAATTCAGCTTTAGTGTTAGAAAGGCTACGAGTCAGCAATCAGGGTGTGAAAggtattaatttcaataaatggCAATACCGGAAGATGGAATTTCATAAGGTTCCCCGTCAGTCGACTTATGAGTTTGACATGGATATAGACTCTATTGAAAGGATAGCTCATCTGAAATTCCAGCTGGATTATGTTGTTAATGGGGATGAAAAGGTTGTTACTGTCAAGTCTCAGTATCCAGTATTTAAGTTGAGGGAAATGATCCAGAAATACAAGGATGAGAATATTGATAAGTATGACGTAGCTAACATGGAATTGGCTTCGGGTTCGGAATCGGAGAATGATGAAGTTGTGTGCTTAGgctaa
- the LOC125052213 gene encoding uncharacterized protein LOC125052213 isoform X4 — translation MMITIHGLPSNVKYHDLKAVIKQECNVTDFILDNLLPEGNGLKKVRMGLANDSEGNHLIKILNGYNFSGYILQVTAVGKPASFQSEQQNAFPDYSRVDPWNNQAQWGSAQQQQQNQHNYQQINSYTPSNVINQPPRAQYDQRTSILDRIGPPSQGFPVTSKTSPHTVSQDSSQPSRGFLRSVELIDTSHSVPQRQDNFVGTHNRPVPKQDVLPKNPRTAYDTPSQDKRAPMKDAIKDMSFKEKHQFQGRALDISSQERVDSSRRNIPSSDIHLSHPRRFSPPARRVSPAERRVSPIARRTSPQRSGRPSSPSYRPVIPDSQYRAFQESQSYRAASPSNRQTQSGRRSSPGRRMSPADQRISPFSRSMPMQGRQVSPSRRRISPGRKMSPTGRGRARHSPMRKEAMDERNISGRREDMRRTSPKRPGQERYSPSRNFVDTRLAKQVRPAYDSALDSKQATYSGGFRQNENVRYTTKGREERADPWSNRVGEHNKSHPEDRRDMGRMAKFEHPRSIEHSRVMEDEVKRSSSRNRESRSPRRDRSPIRDRFKRHSPSPRSPRRSWALEKRRSPEDAVVPPPPIWPGQDHNAIKDIREKRKPYPTQAQASRGPTWDMNKYEPTIDERREIRTTADDRRVFASIQVRKDLEKWKPIGNDSPKLSPPRYKPEENERALRKRDIEIRHQDHRMQDNERKIRPERKEFEEPRRDDERHYKTAFTDASELSKIKEELTRRIEKKSEILKKQEELQKEIEDVYKRAADFTKKAEYRKGDRRHDDYNEQRKRDDLDPKEFDLPTLTRLKEERRERYYEREDMRPESRDKISRHEDSRADDGSEKRNKACEAITDKILEKFGGMLPKDILLRVQKEMKLAVRKILNRMFGDEDVSFIEMIIKFNSKHSTKDEEDIYDRVLSSFPYQFKNIKRPAKDEPSEIAAKIPKTSPISNVEKDVEATPSYQTPNWPYSYGTQQVGQIPTAAFMAPQYMFPYPTFFPGYTDVPQSVKMEIKTESEGYALFLCKDDFQPINGYEADLLKNYIINEISQVSQNGQGWSPDCTLKGLQSPFRYEVRTRDTASRDWLLGVDFSKLTGFKVLVYTKEELWYERAAIWLPGNSRCRIEPLEKLKLQNKGLKSINIGTWKVVKKVVTARGTRIYVDMPPSSARALENHKMMLSYELQKVSVFLKAVAVDKDAFDAGLKENSFNSDAIPQSPMPSLPNNPNAVQFCETGDKPVSLAIARKIKDSIVYHLFKYLQGGGSSRTDFVKYGLTVAGYFGVIPENDESKRWLTTFEFRHINNQPIIVVGANDYRSRFIKMFILIPGEQLCNSALVLERLRVSNQGVKGINFNKWQYRKMEFHKVPRQSTYEFDMDIDSIERIAHLKFQLDYVVNGDEKVVTVKSQYPVFKLREMIQKYKDENIDKYDVANMELASGSESENDEVVCLG, via the exons ATGATGATAACAATTCATGGTTTACCATCAAAC GTGAAATATCATGATCTTAAAGCAGTAATTAAGCAAGAATGCAATGTCACGGACTTCATTTTGGATAATCTTCTACCTGAAGGAAATGGTTTGAAGAAAGTTCGCATGGGCTTAGCAAATGATAGTGAAGGAAAccatttaataaagattttgaaTGGTTACAATTTCTCAGGGTATATTCTGCAAGTCACCGCTGTCGGTAAACCTGCG AGCTTTCAAAGCGAGCAGCAAAATGCATTCCCTGACTACTCAAGAGTGGATCCCTGGAACAACCAAGCGCAGTGGGGTAGTGCTCAGCAACAACAGCAGAATCAACATAATTACCAGCAAATTAATAGCTACACTCCTTCG AATGTCATTAATCAACCCCCGAGGGCCCAATACGATCAAAGAACATCAATCCTTGATAGAATTGGTCCACCTTCTCAAGGTTTTCCAGTTACTTCAAAAACTTCTCCACACACAGTG TCACAAGACTCAAGTCAACCCTCTCGGGGTTTCCTTAGGAGTGTAGAATTAATTGATACCTCACATAGTGTACCACAGAGACAAGATAACTTTGTTGGAACTCACAACAGGCct gtTCCCAAACAGGATGTATTACCCAAAAATCCGAGGACCGCTTACGATACTCCTTCACAAGACAAACGGGCACCTATGAAAGATGCCATAAAGGATATGTCTTTCAAAGAAAAGCACCAATTCCAAGGAAGAGCACTGGACATTTCGTCACAGGAACGCGTAGATTCCTCTAGAAGGAACATTCCTTCGTCTGACATACACCTGTCTCACCCGAGACGCTTTTCACCACCCGCAAGACGCGTATCACCAGCCGAAAGACGCGTATCACCAATTGCGAGACGCACGTCCCCTCAACGCTCGGGAAGGCCCAGTTCTCCCTCGTACAGACCCGTTATACCCGACTCGCAGTACAGAGCGTTTCAAGAGTCGCAATCCTACAGAGCCGCTTCGCCCTCAAACCGGCAAACACAATCTGGTAGACGCTCGTCTCCCGGAAGGCGGATGTCACCAGCCGATCAGCGAATTTCGCCTTTTAGTAGATCAATGCCTATGCAAGGAAGACAAGTTTCACCCTCGCGGAGGAGAATATCGCCGGGAAGAAAGATGTCACCAACGGGGAGAGGACGGGCAAGACATTCACCGATGCGAAAGGAGGCAATGG ATGAAAGAAACATTTCGGGGAGACGCGAAGATATGAGACGTACGTCACCAAAAAGACCCGGACAAGAAAG gtACTCGCCTTCGAGAAATTTCGTTGATACAAGACTTGCAAAACAAGTTAGGCCCGCGTATGACTCCGCTTTG GATTCCAAACAAGCCACGTACTCTGGTGGTTTTCGTCAAAATGAAAATGTACGTTACACGACTAAAGGCCGAGAAGAAAGAGCAGACCCTTGGTCAAACAGAGTCGGTGAACATAACAAAAGTCATCCTGAGGATAGAAGAGATATGGGAAGAATGGCGAAATTTGAGCATCCAAGATCAATCGAACATTCTAGAGTGATGGAAGATGAGGTGAAACGGTCTTCTTCTAGAAACCGTGAATCAAGATCTCCTCGACGCGATCGTTCTCCAATTCGTGATCGCTTCAAGAGGCATTCGCCATCACCGAGGTCTCCAAGACGATCTTGGGCGCTAGAAAAGAGACGGAGCCCCGAAGATGCTGTAGTACCGCCTCCACCGATTTGGCCAGGTCAAGATCACAACGCTATAAAAGATATTCGCGAGAAAAGAAAACCCTATCCTACTCAGGCACAGGCTAGTCGTGGTCCAACTTGGGATATGAACAAATACGAACCAACTATTGATGAACGCAGGGAAATCCGTACAACCGCTGATGATAGAAGAGTTTTTGCGTCGATACAAGTGCGTAAGGATTTAGAAAAATGGAAGCCAATTGGAAATGACAGTCCGAAACTGAGTCCACCTCGTTATAAACCAGAAGAAAATGAGAGGGCTTTGCGTAAAAGGGACATTGAAATCCGCCATCAAGATCACCGAATGCAAGACAATGAACGAAAGATACGACCAGAAAGAAAAGAGTTTGAAGAGCCTCGACGTGACGATGAAAGACACTATAAGACGGCCTTTACTGATGCATCGGAGTtatcaaaaattaaagaagAATTAACACGCCGCATCGAAAAAAAGTCGGAGATACTAAAGAAACAAGAGGAACTGCAAAAGGAAATTGAAGATGTTTACAAACGCGCTGCAGACTTTACCAAGAAAGCTGAGTACAGAAAGGGTGATCGAAGACACGATGACTATAATGAACAGCGTAAACGCGATGACCTCGACCCCAAAGAATTTGACCTTCCCACCTTAACACGCTTGAAAGAAGAACGTCGGGAGAGATATTATGAGCGGGAGGACATGCGGCCAGAGAGCAGAGATAAAATATCAAGACATGAGGATTCTAGAGCAGATGATGGCAGTGAAAAGAGAAATAAAGCTTGCGAAGCCAttacagataaaatattagaaaaatttgGCGGTATGCTTcccaaagatattttattgcgcGTACAGAAAGAAATGAAACTAGCTGTtagaaaaattttaaacagaATGTTTGGCGATGAAGATGTTTCTTTCATAGAAATgataattaagtttaactcTAAACACTCAACAAAAGATGAAGAAGATATATACGATAGAGTCTTGTCAAGTTTTCCGTATCAGTTCAAGAATATAAAACGACCAGCAAAAG ATGAACCTTCTGAAATCGCAGCAAAAATACCAAAAACGTCTCCGATTTCTAATGTAGAGAAAG ATGTTGAAGCTACTCCGAGTTATCAAA CTCCAAATTGGCCTTACAGCTACGGAACTCAACAAGTAGGCCAAATACCAACAGCTGCCTTTATGGCCCCTCAATACATGTTTCCCTATCCAACATTCTTCCCAGGTTATACCGATGTGCCCCAAAGTGTTAAAATGGAAATTAAGACAGAGAGCGAAGGATATGCGTTATTTTTGTGTAAAGATGATTTCCAACCAATTAACGGTTATGAAGCGgatcttttaaaaaattacattatcaaTGAAATTAGTCAGGTATCACAAAACGGCCAGGGGTGGTCGCCTGACTGTACATTGAAAGGGTTGCAGAGTCCTTTTCGGTATGAAGTTCGTACCCGCGATACTGCATCCAGGGATTGGCTCTTAGGCGTAGACTTTAGTAAATTGACGGGCTTTAAGGTTCTCGTTTACACTAAGGAAGAATTGTGGTATGAGCGTGCTGCTATTTGGCTGCCGGGTAATTCGAGATGTCGTATAGAGCCGCTGGAAAAGCTTAAACTGCAGAACAAGGGTCTCAAAAGCATAAATATAGGTACGTGGAAGGTTGTGAAGAAGGTAGTCACTGCGAGAGGTACTCGGATCTACGTCGACATGCCCCCGTCCTCCGCACGGGCTTTGGAGAATCACAAGATGATGCTGAGCTATGAGCTACAAAAAGTGAGCGTCTTTCTCAAAGCCGTTGCTGTAGACAAGGATGCTTTCGACGCAGGGTTAAAAGAAAATTCTTTTAACTCTGATGCTATCCCGCAAAGTCCAATGCCATCTCTTCCCAATAACCCAAATGCAGTCCAATTCTGCGAGACAGGAGATAAGCCAGTGTCTCTTGCAATTGCTCGCAAAATAAAAGACTCAATTGTATACCATCTCTTCAAATATCTCCAAGGCGGCGGATCCAGTCGAACAGATTTCGTCAAGTACGGGTTAACCGTCGCCGGTTATTTTGGAGTCATACCTGAAAATGATGAGTCTAAACGATGGCTCACTACCTTTGAATTTCGCCATATCAATAATCAACCCATAATCGTGGTCGGTGCTAACGATTATCGGTctcgttttattaaaatgtttattttaatacctgGAGAACAGTTGTGCAATTCAGCTTTAGTGTTAGAAAGGCTACGAGTCAGCAATCAGGGTGTGAAAggtattaatttcaataaatggCAATACCGGAAGATGGAATTTCATAAGGTTCCCCGTCAGTCGACTTATGAGTTTGACATGGATATAGACTCTATTGAAAGGATAGCTCATCTGAAATTCCAGCTGGATTATGTTGTTAATGGGGATGAAAAGGTTGTTACTGTCAAGTCTCAGTATCCAGTATTTAAGTTGAGGGAAATGATCCAGAAATACAAGGATGAGAATATTGATAAGTATGACGTAGCTAACATGGAATTGGCTTCGGGTTCGGAATCGGAGAATGATGAAGTTGTGTGCTTAGgctaa